A window of Fusarium verticillioides 7600 chromosome 10, whole genome shotgun sequence contains these coding sequences:
- a CDS encoding NAD(P)H dehydrogenase (quinone) codes for MKVLVILAHPEPQSFNGSLFQVSVNELKAQGHQVKTSDLYSMKWKAEIDRADFPDLATDARLKVAYASRDSYTSGNLTKDVKAEQEKLLWADVVLFHFPLWWYTMPAILKGWVERVFSMGFAYGYGEHSDKHYGDRYGEGVFAGKRAMLVVTAGGQKEHFSTRGIAGPIDDLLFPINHGVLYYPGFQVLPSHIVYQTDRLDEAGFEKEAEALREKLRHLETIKPIAYRSQNGGDYEIPSLNLKPGLEGKSASGFSIHIRDGGVANE; via the coding sequence ATGAAGGTTCTCGTCATCCTTGCTCATCCTGAGCCCCAATCGTTCAATGGCTCTCTTTTCCAAGTCTCTGTCAACgagctcaaagctcaaggtcacCAAGTCAAGACCTCAGACCTGTACTCGATGAAATGGAAAGCCGAGATTGATCGCGCAGACTTTCCTGATCTAGCGACCGATGCCCGTCTCAAGGTTGCTTACGCATCAAGGGACTCATACACATCAGGGAACCTCACCAAGGACGTCAAAGCCGAACAAGAAAAGCTACTCTGGGCCGATGTCGTCCTATTTCACTTTCCCCTCTGGTGGTATACCATGCCCGCCATTCTGAAGGGCTGGGTCGAAAGAGTGTTTTCTATGGGTTTCGCTTATGGATATGGTGAGCATAGCGATAAGCATTACGGCGACAGATATGGCGAGGGAGTGTTTGCGGGAAAGCGAGCAATGCTTGTCGTTACTGCAGGGGGCCAAAAAGAGCACTTCTCGACACGTGGAATCGCGGGTCCCATTGACGACTTACTATTCCCTATCAATCATGGGGTGCTATACTATCCCGGGTTTCAGGTTCTTCCATCTCACATCGTTTATCAGACTGATAGactggatgaagctggatTTGAGAAGGAAGCGGAGGCGCTTCGTGAGAAGCTGAGGCATTTAGAAACCATTAAGCCTATTGCTTATAGGTCGCAAAATGGAGGTGACTATGAGATACCCTCCTTGAATCTGAAGCCAGGGTTGGAGGGGAAAAGCGCGAGTGGGTTTTCGATACACATTCGTGACGGCGGAGTTGCCAACGAGTGA